CAAGAAAAAAGTGGATAACGGCGAAGGAAAAACCTTTGAAACACCGGAAATGGTTCAGGATATGATCTCCGCTTTTTATTACGCCCGAACACTCGATTTTCAGAATGCAAAAAAGGGTGATGAATTTACCATTCCCATGTTTTACGACAATACCAACTTCCCTTTAAAAATTAAATTCGTGGGCAGAGAAACCATCAATGTACGAATGGGAAAATTCAGATGTCTGAAATTTGCTCCCGTGGTGGAAAAAGGACGCGTATTTAAATCGGAAGAAGATTTGGCGGTTTGGGTGACCGACGATAACAATAAAATTCCACTATTAGCAAAAGCGAAAATCCTTGTGGGATCCATTAAAATGGAAGTGGTGGAATACAAAAATCTGGCATCGCCTATTTCTAAAGTGACAAAATAATTTTCTCTCCATCAACTGAAAGCGAAATCAATACGGTTTCGCTTTTTTTATTCGCAAATAATTGTCCACAACCCGCTCTTGATAATTCAAACCAATTCAAGCCTTCGATTTTTCTATTTTCGTAAGCAAGATCATTTGGAAATTATGGGTATAAAATCAGGAATAGCATCAATTGTAACTTTTATTGTTTTAACGAGCATCTTCCACACCTCGTGTTCCGAAAATCAGCAAGAAAGCATTCCCGAAAAAGATACCCTTCCAAAATACGAACCCCGCATCGAATACGGATTCCTTTTAGATACCTTTAATGTGGTGCAGGATAAAATTAAAAGCGGAATGACCCTTTCGCATTTGTTTAGTCCCTATGGAATCTCTCAGCAAAAAATTAATGTTGCCGATCAATTAGGAAGAGACAGCGCAGGCTTGAAATTTATCACCGAAGGAAATAAATACACTGTATTGCGAAATAAAAAAGATTCTTCGAAAACCTATTATTGCATTTATGAAAAAAACCGGGTAGAATATATCATTTTCGACTTCCGCGATTCGGTGAATGTTACATTGGTAAAACGTCCTGTTACCATTACACAAAAAGAAATCGGAGGAGAAATTGCCAAAAACTCGAACCTGGTTTTTACTATAAAAGATCAATTAGGCGATGATGCCGTTGCGGGGGAACTTGCAGAAAGTATTGCACAGATTTTTGCATGGACCATCGACTTCTTTAAACTTTATCCCGGAGATAAATTCAAAGTAATTTATGAGGAAAAACAAGTGGAAGGAGAACCCTATGGCATTGAAGAAATAAAAGCCGTGTATTTCTTTAACATCTCTGCCGAATATTACGCCTTCCGTTATACGCAAAATGGCGAAGTCGGATATTGGGATCAAAACGGAAAAGGGATGAAACGCCCTTTCCTAAAAGCGCCGCTTAAATTTTCAAGAATGACATCCGGATATACCATGCGTCGTTTTCACCCGGTGCAGAAAATATACAAAGCACATCTTGGTACGGATTATGCAGCACCTACTGGAACACCCATTATGGCAACGGCCGACGGAACAGTGGAATCGGCAGGATATACATCAGGGAATGGAAATTTTGTGAAGTTATACCACAACAAAACATACCAGACCGCCTACCTGCATATGAGTAAAATTGAAGGTGGAATGCACAAAGGAATAAAAGTGAAACAAGGACAAATAATCGGTTATGTAGGATCCACCGGATTAGCAACGGGTCCGCATGTATGTTACCGCTTTTGGAAAAACGGACAACAAGTTGATCCGCGTGCTGAAAAATTTCAGGCAACAGAACCGATTAAAGAAACCGAACTTGCTGCTTTCAAAGAACACATTAATCCTTTATTGCAAAAATTAGATTCCATTAAAATTACTCCGGCAAAAGAAGTTGCTCCCGAACCTGAAAACGATAGTCTGCAATGAGAAAACTAATTCCATATCTGTTTCTCTTATGGAGTACAATTGCCTCGGCGCAAAGTCCCTGTTCTGTGCTTGAAAACTACATTCCAACCGGAGATGAACCGGAAGTAATTATCAAAGTAAAACTTCACATCGTTCAATACGCAGAAAATGATCCGCGCAACTATACCATCAAAGACACTTCCTTATTGCGGGAACAGATAAATCTGATTAATTCATTTTACACTGCACTCGATGCTCCAACACTTTTACCACCCGCTGAAGTAGATCACCTAAGAAATGCACACATTCGTTTTAAAATTATTGGTTTTAAATTCCATGTTAATCCCGATTTGTGGGACCGCATAGCTTATGAACCATTGTACAATAAACAATTTCCAATTGCGATCGATTCTCAACTCAACACTAAAAACACATTTTACATTAAAGGTCAACACGGATTTCGCTTTAGAAGAAACACGGATGTTTTACTCATTGATGCGAACAAAAAAAGTTTTCAGTCTAAAATCGACACCGCCTATTTCGATAAAAGCGTAAAAAAAACAGTGATTAAAACAGTGAGCTCCTGCGCAGCGGATTTTCAACCGGCAGAGCTAACCTATTTCGCTGAAAACAATCGCAATTGCAGCGATGATTTATTTAAGCAGTTAACCCATAGCGATAGCTCATGTCTCCATATTTTTTACACCGGATCCAGCATGAAAGAGTCGGCATTCGGTTGTGGTCCCTCCCCTTTTTATCTGAATGTATCCAACTACCTGAAAGGTGGCGACTGGGCCAATGCGCAATTATCGGCGCATGAATTGGGACATTGCCTGGGATTATCCCATACCGATCGACCGCAATTCGATGATCTTCCTAAAAAAGATAAATTCGGCTTTATCGATTGTGATAGTGTTGAAGTATCCAACAACATTATGGGATATAATAAATGCAGGAGATATTTATCGCCCAAACAAATTGCATTTATCCATCAGGAATATTCGCTTAAACCATACCGTATCCGTACAACCGTGTATTGTGATTATGATCCGCAATACAATTTTGAAATCCGTAAAAACACCACATGGAACCGGGCTATGGTGATTGGTGGAGATTTAATCATCCGCAAAGGAAAAACCTTAACCGTAAATTGCATGGTTTCCTTACCGGATGGCGCAAACATTATTCTGGAAGAAGGATCGCAGCTGATTGTAAATGGAAATGTAATTACCAATAATTGCGGATCCACCTGGGATGGAATTTTATTTTGCTCGAAGTATACCGGAGACAAAACAAAAATGACTCCTCCCAAAAAGACAAAGGGAGAAGTCAAATTACAAAACGGGGGACGACTAGAGCGTGTAAAAAATAATCCCTGAATTATTCAAGCATCCATTCCACACCCTCTTTGGTGTCTTTAATTACAATTCCTGCTTCTTTCAGTTTATCGCGAATAGCATCACTTGCTGCCCAATCTTTATTTTCACGTGCTTTTTTCCGCATTTCAATAATCATTTGCATAACGGCATCTAAAGCAGCGTTATTTCCGCCAGATTTTACCTCAGAACGAAATCCTAAAATATCCGTTACCATCGATTTGAAAAATGCGATGAATTCTTCAAGATCCTTCGCTGTTAATCCCGCTTTATTTTCGAGCATGAGGTTAATTTGTTTCACTCCTTCAAATAAAATCGCAATTAAAATCGGCGTATTAAAATCGTCGTTCATTGCCGCATAACATTCTTTCTTAAAATCGGCAACACTGAATGTAGAAGATGTAGCAGGATTTATTTTTTGCAATGCATCCACGGCAATCATAAAGCGCTTAAACCCTTTTTCTGCAGCCTTTAATGCTTCATTCGAAAAATCGAGCGTAGAAGCATAATGCGATTGCATCATAAAAAAGCGAACGGTCATTTCCGAATATCCTTGTTCAAGAACGGGATGTGTTCCATGAATCAATTCATGCGGTAAAAACGAATTGCCTTTCGACTTACTCATTTTTTCTCCGTTAACAGTAAGCATATTTCCATGCAGCCAATAGCGAACAGGACCATGTCCCACGCATGCGGTATTCTGCGCAATTTCCGATTCGTGATGCGGAAACTTTAAATCCATTCCACCACCGTGAATATCGAATTCTTCGCCCAGGTATTTAGTGCTCATGGCAGAACATTCTAAATGCCATCCCGGAAAACCATCACCCCAGGGTGAAGGCCAGCGCATAATATGTTCTGGTGATGCTTTTTTCCATAATGCAAAATCTGCAAAAAAGCGTTTTTCGTCCTGACCATCCAAATCCCGCGTATTTTCAAAAAGCTCCTCTACATTTCGGCCACTCAATTCACCATACTTATGTTTTTGCATATAAGCACGCACATCAAAATAAACCGAACCATCCACTTCATAGGCAAAACCATTATCAAGAATTTGTTTTACCATTTCTATTTGCTCAATGATATGCCCGGTAGCGGTAGGCTCTATGCTTGGTGGCAGACAGTTAAATTGTAGCAATACATCATGAAAATTATTTGTGTATTTCTGCACGATTTCCATTGGTTCTAACTGCTCCAATTTCGCTTGCGTTCCTATACGATCTACCCCTTCATCAAACTCGGTAGTGATATGTCCCACATCCGTGATGTTGCGTACATAACGGACTTTATACCCCAGGTGATGCAAATAACGAAACACCATATCGAAGGTGATAAAGGTTCTGAGATTACCAAGATGCATGTAATTGTAAACGGTGGGACCGCAGACGTACATGCCTACAAATGGACTTTTAATCGGAACAAATTGTTCCTTTTTGCGGGTAAGGTTATTGTATACAAATAGCGGATGTTCCATGATGTAAAGTTAATTCAAAAATTTTCCGCTCTGCGAAAGAATGATCTGTTAAGCAAAAAAAAAGCCCCGAAGTCTCGGGGCTTTCTATTTTTTTAGAAGGATTAGTCAATCTGACCGTCACCAACATATTTTCCGTTTTTGTACATCTCGATTTTAAGAAGGAGACCATTTTTGTCGTATTTGTACCATTTACCATTGTACAATTTACCGCCTTTAAATTCTCCGTCCTGCACCAAGCGCTTCTGGTCGTCGTAAAGTTTGTTATAACCATCCTTCACTTTCACATCTGCTTCATTGGCTTTCAGATTTGGATCTGTTGAAGCAACTTTATCAGGTATTCCATCATCCAGTGTTACCGGAGGATTTACCATTTTAAATTCTTTTTCAGTTCCTGCATTTACTTTTCCGCCGGCAAATGTTTTCTTTTCTTTTACATCACCATTGGGATAGTAGCGTGTCATTTCTCCTTCTTCAACTCCATTATTAGAAGTAAACTCTAATTCTTTTTTTCCGTTGGAATAGTAGTAAACAACTTTACCTGCAGTTTTTCCAGCTTCATTAAAGGTTTTTTCCTGAGCTACTTGTCCATTGGGATAATAACGTTTAAAGCCCCCGGTATTGGCATTGTTTTTCCAATTTCCTTCTTCTTCAACTTTTCCGTTATCGTAATAGGTAACGTATTTTCCGTTTGGACGATTGTTTTTGTACTCCACTTCACTTTTGGTGTTTCCATTGGAGTAATAGGTTTTCCACATTCCAACTTTCTTGTTGTCTTTGTAGTCACCTTCCTCAACAGGTTGTTCAGGTTTGAACCCCGGAGTAGCTTTCATGGATGCAGTAATCACCCAGTGACCCTGACGCCAGCCATTGGCATCGGTTTGGTTTATTTGTCCTTGACCGGCAGCTTGTACATTTACCGTGCTTACCAGTAAAAACAGCATACCCAAAAAAGGTAGTATAAGTTTCCTCATATCAAATCCCATTTTTATCCTCGCTTCAATTTACATCTTTTAATGCCTCGTCGACCTGATTTTCGCCCATCGGAGATGAATTGTCGACCAACGCTGGCTTCAATAAGACGTTATCATTTGGTTTCGGTTGTTTAAAGATAGTTACGAATTTAACATTTTCAAAGTTTCCAAAGTTTCGGGATGTTTGTTAACATCGTTTCAACCATTCTATTCAAATCATATGCCGCTTTCCAGCCCCAATCCTTTTGCGCCACCTCATCATTAATACTTTTCGGCCAGGAATCGGCAATGGCCTGACGAAAATCTGGTTTGTAAGAGATTGAAAAAGAAGGGATATGCTGACGAATAGCGGCTGAAATATCTTCCGGTGTAAAGCTGATTCCCCCCAAATTATAACTCGACCAAACTGTCAATTTCTCCGTCGGAGCCTGCATTAATTCAATGGTGGCCCGGATGGCATCTTCCATGTACATCATCGGCAACGCCGTTTCGGGGCCCAAAAAGCATTCATAAGAACCCGATTTTAAGGCCTGATGAAAAATATCTACCGCGTAATCGGTTGTTCCACCGCCAGGAAGTGCTTTATAGCCAATTAAACCGGGGTAACGAATGCCACGCACATCTACACCAAACTTATTGTGATAGTATTCGCACCAGCGTTCACCGGCTTGCTTACTGATTCCGTATACCGTAGAGGGTTCCATTACGGTGTACTGAGGAGTCATCACCCGAGGGGTGGTGGGACCAAAAACGGCGATAGAACTCGGCCAGTAAATTTTTTGAATCAAGCCTTCCTTCGCCATTTCCAACACCGAAAACAGACTTTCCATATTGAGTTTCCAGGCAAAAGCAGGATTTTTTTCGGCGGTGGCCGAAAGTAGAGCAGCTAAAAGATAGACCTGGGTAACCTGGTGCTTTTTCACGATTTCGAGCAGGCGATCCTTATTCAAAACATCAAGCTGTTCATAGGGAGAATCGCTTTTATCGTCCTCTTTCAGATCAGAAGAAATCACCTGATCCTGACCATAAATTCTTCTCAACTCCTCCACCAATTCGGTTCCGATTTGTCCACGAGAACCGATAACCAAAATTTTTTCCTTTTTCATTGCTAGTGCATTGAGCGGTAAAAATAGGATTATTTCGATATGGGAAAACAGGAAAAATGAAATGCCCTAAAGATTAAAAGCAGGTTTTGCACCCTGTGATGAATTCCTTAATTTTGCACTTCACCATATTCATGCAAAATATGGCATTACTGCACAATAAATATGACAAGGCGACCCTGAAAAAACGCCTTGAGGCTGAGCCTTTTCATCGCCATACCATTTCGTTTTACCGGTATGTGATTATTAGCGACCCCCATCTGCTGCGCGATGAGCTCTATGCGGAATGGAGCAAACTGGGCGTATTAGGAAGAATATATGTGGCCAAAGAAGGAATTAATGCCCAAATGAGTGTTCCCTATCCGAACATGGAACAATTCACCGAAAAATTATATGCCCGAAAAGGATTTGAAAACATTCCCTTTAAGCATGCGGTGGATGGCGACGGAGAAGGTTTTTTGAAGCTTACTATTAAAGTAAGAAACAAAATTGTGGCCGACGGATTAGACGATAACAGTTTCGATGTTACCAATGTAGGAAAACACCTCAGTGCAAAAGAATTCAATGAAGCACTGGAACTCCCCGATACCATTGTGGTAGATATGCGGAATCAATATGAAAGTGAAGTTGGAAAATTTGTAGGAGCAATAACCCCTGATGCAGATACGTTTAAAGAAGAGCTCCCCATGGTATTGGAGCAATTAAAAGGACAGGAAAACAAAAAAGTACTGCTCTATTGCACCGGTGGCGTTCGCTGCGAAAAAGCCAGTGCGTTTTTAAAGCACCACGGTTTTAACGATGTTAACCAATTACACGGAGGAATTATTGACTATGTACGGCAGATAAAAACTGAAAATTTGCCTTCTAAATTCATTGGCAAAAACTTCGTTTTCGATAACCGCTTGGGGGAAAGAATTACCTCCGATATCATTGCGCAATGTCACCAATGTGGTGCCCCCTGCGACGACCACACCAATTGCGCCAACGATGCTTGTCACCTTTTATTTATTCAATGTCCCTCCTGCAAAGAAAAATATGAAGGATGTTGTACTCCGGGTTGTATGGAAGTATTGCATTTACCCGAAGCAGAACAGGAAAAGATCAGAAAGGAAATGGGGAAACACGATTCGCTGAGCATGTATAAAAGCAGAATCCGTCCCGATCTAAAAGCCTTGCTTGCAGCAGGAAAAACCAGCTGGAGAGAGAAGCTCTGACACTTGCGCAAGGTCCATCTTTTTCGTAGTTTTGTAAAACCATGACCGGAAGATATACCTCTTCTCGATTTAACATTACGGATTTAAAGCAGGTTACCAAACGCAATCCGGAATGATTTTGCTATCCTGAATTATCAGGCGGATAGCTCTTATCCAATTTTTTTCATTATTTTTTGATCATCCAAAAACAGGAACAATATGCCCATATACCACAAACTGGGGAAGTTCCCCCAAAAACGTCATACCGTTTTCCAGCAAGAAAACAAGCGACATTATTACGAACAACTTTTCGGAACGGAAGGCTTCAGTGGAATGTCGTCTCTTCTCTACCATGTGCATCGTCCCACACAGGTAAAAGAAGTGCTGAAATCATACGATGTAAGTCCGAAAATTGCCATCGATAAAAACATCAAATCATTATTGCTGAAAGGATTTGAACTTGCTCCTGAAAACGACTATCTGCAAAGCCGGAAAACAGTTTTAATGAATAGCGACTGTTCCATTATTCTTGCAGCTCCGAAGCAATCGCAACGTGAATATTTCTACAAAAATGCCGATGCCGATGAAATGATTTTCATTCACAAAGGGAGTGGAAAATTGCGCACTATGATGGGGAATATTCAATTTGAATATGGCGACTACCTGATTGTGCCACGGGGAATGATTTACCAGATGGAATTTGATACCGAAGACAATCGTTTGTTTATTGTAGAATCGTTCCATCCTTTTTATACACCGAAACGATATAAAAATTCGCACGGTCAGTTATTGGAACATTCTCCCTTCTGCGAACGCGATTTTAAACTTCCTACCGAGTTGGAAACAAACGATGAAAAGGGTGATTTTCTGATTAAAATAAAAAAGGAAGGCATGATGCATGAAGTTGTTTATGCAACTCATCCTTTTGACGTAATTGGTTGGGATGGATACAATTTCCCCTGGGGATTTTCCATTCACAATTTTGAACCCATCACCGGAAGAGTGCATCAGCCACCACCGGTACATCAAACCTTTGAAACAAATGCCTTCGTAGTGTGTTCGTTTTGTCCGCGACTTTACGATTACCACCCACAAGCAATTCCTGCTCCTTACAACCACAGCAACATCGATAGTGATGAAGTGCTGTATTATGTAGATGGTGATTTTATGAGCAGAAATAATATTAAGCAGGGACATATTACACTGCATCCAAAGGGCATTCCGCATGGACCTGCACCGGGAGCGATGGAGCGTTCCATCGGACAAAAAGAAACCCAGGAACTTGCCGTGATGGTGGACACCTTCCGTCCGCTAATGGTAACCGAAGAAGCCATGCGCTTAGATGATGGTCAATATTACAAAAGCTGGGTAGAATAATTTTTTAATGTTAAACTGAACAATACAAAATACAATGGCTAAAGAAGTAAAAAGTGTAGAATACGGTTTGGAAAAAATATTTGAAGGAGCTCAGGATTTCCTTCCTTTATTAGGAACCGACTATGTAGAATTTTATGTGGGAAATGCCAAACAGGCAGCGCATTATTATAAAACGGCATTTGGGTTTCAGTCCTACGCCTACTCCGGCTTAGAAACCGGAAACAGAGAAAGTGTTTCTTATGTTTTAAAGCAAGATAAAATCCGCTTAGTGCTCACTACGGCATTACATTCCAATTCACCCATTGGTGAGCATGTAAAAAAACATGGGGATGGTGTTAAAGTAATTGCGCTTTGGGTAGAGGATGCGCGCAAATCGTGGGAAGAAACTACGAAACGTGGTGCTAAATCATTTATGGAGCCAACCGTAGAAAAAGATGCCCATGGTGAAGTAGTGCGCAGTGGTATTTACACCTATGGTGAAACCGTTCACATTTTTGTTGAGCGCAAAAATTATAAAGGTTTGTTTTTACCCGGATTCATGGAATGGAAAAGCGATTACAATCCAAGTCCCGTAGGATTAAAATTCATCGACCACATGGTTGGTAATGTAGGATGGAATCAGATGAACACCTGGGTAAAATGGTATGAAGATGTAATGGGTTTTGTAAATTTCTTATCGTTCGACGACAAGCAAATTCATACTGAATACTCTGCTTTAATGAGTAAAGTAATGAGTAACGGAAATGGAAGAATAAAATTCCCCATTAACGAACCTGCAGAAGGCAAAAAGAAATCGCAAATTGAAGAGTACCTCGATTTTTATGAAGATTCCGGCGTACAGCACATTGCTGTCGCTACTGATGATATCATAAAAACCGTAAGCGAATTAAAAGCCCGTGGCGTAGAATTTTTACCTCCTCCACCCCAGGCCTATTACGATGAAATTCCAGCCCGTTTAGGAGTTCACCGCGATATGATGAAGGAAGACATCAAAGAATTACAAAAACTCTCCATTCTGGTTGATGCAGACGAAGAAGGTTACCTCCTTCAAATCTTCACCAAACCGGTAGAGGATCGTCCAACCCTGTTTTTTGAAATCATTCAACGCATGGGTGCAAAAGGATTTGGTGCAGGGAATTTTAAAGCCCTGTTTGAGAGTATCGAACGCGAACAAGCACTTAGAGGGACGCTCTAATTCGGTTTAACCGCAAGAAAAGCCCCGAAGCATCGGGGCTTTTTTTATGGCTTTATCAACATGTAATTGCTTTATTCCCGAAATAAGGCAGATAAATTGTAATTTGGTATTTGCAATGAAAAAACGAATCCTCACCTCACTGATGCTCGCTTGTATGAGCCTTGAATTACTGGCACAAACCAGTGTTTCGGACAGCACCGTTGTTAAGGCCGAAGATGTTGCTTCCAATCCCGCACCGGCTGAGGGAGGGGGACATAAAATGCTCTATTTTGCCATTGCCGTAGTAGTGGTTGGGGCATTGGTTATGATTAGAGAAAACAAAAAAAACAAATCGACAGATCATGAATAAAATCATTTTCTCAGGACTATTTTATTTCTTTTTTGGTGCATTACTTATTTCCTGCGGAGGAGAAAGTAAAAATGAAGAAATCAAAAAAGATACAGTTGCCAACCATACTGAAAAGTACAATCCCGCAAAAGGAATGAGTGAGGGGATGAATATTACTTATTATCCCAATGGACAATTAAAAATGAAAGGGGAAGTGCTGCAGGGAAAACGTCACGGTATCTGGACCACCTGGTATGAAAACGGAATGAAGTGGAGTGAAAACGAATACAACCTTGGAGCCTTGGATGGTAAAACCGTGAGTTACTACAAAAACGGTCAGGTGCATTACATCGGATATTACCGTGGCGATAAAAAGAATGGAAAATGGACCTTCTTCGACGAACAAGGAACCATGACCAAGGAAGAGGAGTTTAAATAAATGATTCCAAAGGAGACAGTTGAATTAATAACGGAAACCGCTCGCATTGATGAAGTGGTTGGCGACTATGTATCCTTAAAAAAAAGAGGTGCTAACCTGATGGGGCTTTGTCCCTTTCACAATGAAAAAACGCCTTCGTTTACTGTTTCTCCTGCAAAAGGAATTTACAAATGCTTTGGTTGCGGTAAAGCCGGCAATTCGGTCAACTTTATTATGGAGCAGGAACATGTTTCCTATCCGGATGCTTTGCGTCACTTAGCCAGAAAGTACAACATCACCATTGAGGAAGAACAACGAAGTGTAGAGGAAATACAACAGGAAAGTGAAAAAGAAGCTTTATATGTAGTTTCACAATACGCGCAAAAACACTTCACACATAATTTGATGGAAACCGAAGAGGGTCGGTCCATCGGTTTATCTTATTTTAAAGAAAGAGGTTTTTCCTTACCCACCATTGAAAAATTCCAACTGGGATTTGCCATTGATTCGTATGAAGATTTATTGGTGCATGCAAAAGAAAATGGTTATAGCATCGATTTATTGGAAAAATGCGGTTTAATAAAAACGCGCGACGATGGAAAACAATTTGATTTCTTCAGAGGAAGAGTCATTTTCCCCATTCATAATGTAACCGGTAAAGTAATTGCATTTGGCGCCCGTACATTAAAAAGCGATAAGAAGGAACCGAAATATTTAAATTCTCCCGAAACTGAAATCTATGTAAAGAGCAATATTCTCTATGGAATATCCTTTGCAAAGCGAGCCATCATATCGAATGATAATTGCTTTTTGGTGGAAGGTTATACGGACGTGATTTCACTTTCGCAAACCGGGATTGAAAATGTGGTGGCTTCAAGTGGTACATCTTTAACCACGGGACAAATCCGACTGATAAAACGCTATACGCAAAACATCACCATTCTTTACGATGGAGACAGTGCCGGTATTAAGGCATCGTTCCGTGGAATTGATATGATTCTGGAAGAAGGAATGAATGTACGTGTACTTTTA
This Flavobacteriales bacterium DNA region includes the following protein-coding sequences:
- the dnaG gene encoding DNA primase, translating into MIPKETVELITETARIDEVVGDYVSLKKRGANLMGLCPFHNEKTPSFTVSPAKGIYKCFGCGKAGNSVNFIMEQEHVSYPDALRHLARKYNITIEEEQRSVEEIQQESEKEALYVVSQYAQKHFTHNLMETEEGRSIGLSYFKERGFSLPTIEKFQLGFAIDSYEDLLVHAKENGYSIDLLEKCGLIKTRDDGKQFDFFRGRVIFPIHNVTGKVIAFGARTLKSDKKEPKYLNSPETEIYVKSNILYGISFAKRAIISNDNCFLVEGYTDVISLSQTGIENVVASSGTSLTTGQIRLIKRYTQNITILYDGDSAGIKASFRGIDMILEEGMNVRVLLFPDGEDPDSYARNHSTEEVHQFIREHSEDFILFKTKILQQEADQDPVKKAALIRDLIASIALVPDAITRSVYIKECSKLFEIAEQTLINELNKFRRTKSAKESGADLPYTEIPEKKQEVTREEESVNELLPQEKDLVRILLNYGERDLEYEITVTEEEIGPDGKQKIHKEILQTTVAEFIVHQLLSDGLEFEQSEFAAILGDYALALEGGLILKQNHFLQQAEEIGKTAVDLVVTPYSLSAKWRDKHMIFTKLEEEKLSYMVKNAVYSYKLKKVMQFIQNIQKKLKNDITEEEVNQLLEDQMALFEVKKKLSEELGRVIIR